From Streptomyces durmitorensis, a single genomic window includes:
- a CDS encoding FadR/GntR family transcriptional regulator: MDQTAPQKGTVTGRAIEQIKAMIGEGRLEPGERLPTERDLATQLGISRSSMREAIRALTVMGVLEARHGSGIYVTQLEAGDLLETFGVVADLSRGPRLVELLEVRRVLESTATALAAARISADQLADVEKHLEAMNATEDPEEILSHDLAFHRTIAFAAGNDTMAAILEGLSSRTFRARVWRGYQEEGAFERTRREHARIHRALVARDPEAARAAAAAHVGEVEEWLRGQLEG, from the coding sequence GTGGACCAGACCGCCCCGCAGAAGGGCACCGTGACCGGGCGGGCCATCGAGCAGATCAAGGCGATGATCGGCGAGGGCCGTCTGGAACCGGGTGAACGGCTGCCGACGGAGCGGGACTTGGCGACCCAGCTCGGCATCTCGCGCAGTTCCATGCGGGAGGCGATCCGCGCGCTCACGGTGATGGGGGTCCTGGAGGCCCGGCACGGTTCGGGCATCTACGTCACGCAGTTGGAGGCCGGAGACCTCCTGGAGACCTTCGGCGTCGTGGCCGACCTGTCACGCGGACCGCGGCTCGTGGAACTCCTTGAGGTGCGCCGGGTCCTGGAGTCCACGGCGACGGCGCTGGCGGCCGCGCGCATCTCGGCGGACCAACTGGCCGACGTCGAGAAGCACTTGGAGGCGATGAACGCCACGGAGGATCCGGAGGAGATCCTCTCCCACGACCTGGCGTTCCACCGCACGATCGCCTTCGCGGCGGGCAACGACACGATGGCGGCGATCCTGGAGGGCCTGTCCTCGCGCACGTTCCGCGCACGGGTATGGCGCGGCTACCAGGAGGAGGGCGCCTTCGAACGCACCCGCCGCGAGCACGCGCGCATCCACCGGGCCCTGGTGGCCAGGGACCCGGAGGCGGCCAGGGCCGCGGCGGCGGCGCATGTGGGTGAGGTGGAGGAGTGGCTGCGGGGGCAGTTGGAGGGGTAG
- a CDS encoding VOC family protein, protein MPASLHHIVIDAHDLPALARFWSEALGWRILSEREREVVIGPDETAPVGICFMPVTDRKAVKNRLHLDLTSAAEDRDAEIERLLALGARRAAVGQSGAESWTVLADPEGNEFCVVRPKETLIG, encoded by the coding sequence ATGCCTGCCTCCCTGCATCACATCGTCATCGACGCCCACGATCTGCCCGCCCTGGCCCGGTTCTGGTCCGAGGCCCTCGGCTGGCGGATCCTGTCCGAGCGGGAGCGGGAGGTCGTGATCGGCCCGGACGAGACCGCGCCGGTGGGGATCTGCTTCATGCCGGTGACGGACCGCAAGGCCGTCAAGAACCGGCTGCATCTCGATCTGACGTCCGCAGCCGAGGACCGGGACGCCGAGATCGAGCGCCTGCTCGCACTCGGCGCCCGCAGGGCGGCGGTCGGGCAGAGCGGTGCGGAGTCATGGACTGTGCTGGCCGACCCGGAGGGGAACGAATTCTGCGTGGTCCGTCCGAAGGAGACCCTCATCGGTTAG